The genomic window CGCAGTCTTATCAGAAACAATTCCTGAATATCCACCAAGCGCATCAATTTCACGAACGATCTGTCCTTTTGCAATTCCACCCATCGCAGGATTACAAGACATCTGTGCTATGTTCTGCAAACTCATTGTAACCAATAAAGTTTTCGATCCCAAATTTGCAGCCGCAGCCGCAGCTTCAGAACCAGCATGGCCTGCACCAACCACAATAACATCGTATTCTTCTAAAAACATTTTGTTTTATTATTCTCCAAAAACCGCTAACGCGGTTTCTAGAATTACTTTTATATTTTTCTTGTTCCACGTGGAACGCTTTTTTTAAATCTTCAATTTTAAAAATTCCAAATTCCAAAAACTGGAACCTTTAAATCAAAATGTTTCACGTGAAACATTTTAAACTTCCAAACTAGAACTTCCAAACTAGAACTTCCAAACTAGAACTTCCAAACTAGAACTCTCAAATCAGAACTCTCAAATCAGAACTCTCAAATCAGAACTCTCAAATCAGAACTCTCAAATCAGAACTCTCAAATCAGAACTCTCAAATCAGAACTTTCAAATCAGAACTTTCAAATCAGAACTTTCAAATCAGAACTTTCAAATCAGAACTTTCAAATCAGAACTTTCAAATCAGAACTTTCAAATCAGAACTTTCAAATCAGAACTCTCAAATCAGAACTCCGAAACAGAATCTTTACAATAAATGTTTCACGTGAAACATTTCTTAACTTCCATTCTAAACTTCCAAAAAACATTTTAAAATCATGTTCCACGTGAAACATCCTATTCCATTTTCTTTTAAATTCAAACTTAAAAAATCGTTCCACGTGGAACGATTTAATCTTCTATTCGAATTCTTTACATAAACGTTCCACGTGGAACGCTTTAAAATTCTTTTATTTTCTTCGGATATGTTTCACGTGGAACGTTATGAAAAGTTAAAAAACCCAAAACGTTTCACGTGGAACATATACGTTGAAAAGATGTTTAATTACTGTTCCACGTGAAACATCTTCATTTTCTCTTCCTCCTTCTGTCTCATTAATTGAGCCTCTTCGTCTGACTTATCTTTGTATCCACAGTAATGTAGTATACCATGAGATAGCACTCTTTTAAGTTCTTCAGCAAATGAAACATTGAAGTCTTTTGCATTGTCTGCAACACGTTCTACAGAAACAAAAATATCTCCATTTAACTCGTTACCAACCGTATAATCAAAACTGATAATATCAGTAAGAGTATCATGATCTAGATATTCAACATTGATTTTATGAAGATATTCATCATCACAAAATATATAATTGATTTCTCCTTCATTCTTGTTTTCAGAAACAATAACAGCACTAAGCCAGTCACTAAAAGCCTGCTCGTCTCCTAAAGTAAAATCTGTTTCGTAATTAAAATTTATCATTTTGTATTAAAGTATTCTTGAACTTTTTGATTAAAATTCGAGCGCAAAGGTAGTGATTGTCTGTTTAATATCTCTACACTGTTTAAATATTCCAATAGCGAACTTG from Flavobacterium sp. KACC 22763 includes these protein-coding regions:
- the ybeY gene encoding rRNA maturation RNase YbeY, whose amino-acid sequence is MINFNYETDFTLGDEQAFSDWLSAVIVSENKNEGEINYIFCDDEYLHKINVEYLDHDTLTDIISFDYTVGNELNGDIFVSVERVADNAKDFNVSFAEELKRVLSHGILHYCGYKDKSDEEAQLMRQKEEEKMKMFHVEQ